Proteins co-encoded in one Corylus avellana chromosome ca9, CavTom2PMs-1.0 genomic window:
- the LOC132161801 gene encoding lipid phosphate phosphatase delta, giving the protein MESIAVWQGATLCGIVAWIVMASYLNVTRKLRSFLQPWVAHRVITGNPLLLQIQKYQHRFLDALFSGLSCVVSVPFYTAFLPLLFWSGHGRLARQITLLMAFCDYLGNCIKDVVSAPRPSSPPVRRITATKDEEENALEYGLPSSHTLNTVCLSGYLLHYVLSYTQYEDASMKFVGLALVCLLVGLIGLGRIYLGMHSLVDVIGGLSVGLVILSFWLTVHQYVDIFVVSGQNVTSFWAALSFLLLFAYPTPELPTPSFEYHTAFNGVAFGIVSGIQQTYHQFHHEAVARIFTPQLTIPTFVGRMLVGIPTILLVKFCSKALAKWILPVVSNTLGIPIKSTSYIPNLNGNGKKSDKIKQSGYSQKLFFFSQQDSFDVDTGIRFIQYAGLAWSVVDLVPSLFSHLSL; this is encoded by the exons ATGGAAAGCATAGCAGTGTGGCAAGGAGCAACGCTGTGTGGAATCGTCGCATGGATTGTGATGGCTTCATACCTCAATGTGACTCGCAAGCTTAGATCTTTCCTGCAACCATGGGTGGCTCACCGTGTCATCACTGGGAACCCTCTTCTCCTCCAGATCCAG AAATACCAGCATAGGTTTCTGGATGCTCTGTTCTCTGGGTTGTCTTGCGTTGTATCTGTGCCCTTTTACACTGCCTTTCTTCCTCTGCTCTTCTGG AGTGGGCATGGCAGATTGGCTAGGCAAATTACCCTTTTGATGGCTTTTTGTGATTATCTTGGGAACTGTATAAAG GACGTGGTATCAGCACCGAGGCCCAGTTCACCACCTGTTAGGAGAATAACTGCCACAAAGGACGAGGAAGAAAATGCATTGGAATATGGATTGCCTTCTTCTCACACTCTTAACACAGTTTGCTTATCTGG GTACCTTTTGCATTATGTCTTGTCTTATACTCAGTATGAAGATGCCTCCATGAAATTTGTTGGCCTTGCCCTTGTTTGTTTGCTTGTGGGCCTCATTGGTTTGG GAAGAATTTACCTCGGCATGCACAGTTTGGTTGATGTCATTGGTGGCCTTTCCGTTGGACTGGTGATCCTTTCATTTTGGCTTACAGTTCATCAATATGTTGACATTTTTGTTGTCTCAGGACAAAATG TTACATCCTTTTGGGCCGCTCTAAGCTTCCTGTTGCTCTTTGCTTATCCAACTCCTGAGCTCCCAACACCAAGTTTTGAGTACCACACTGCCTTTAATGGTGTTGCATTCGGAATC GTATCCGGGATCCAGCAAACGTATCATCAGTTTCACCATGAAGCCGTTGCACGCATATTTACCCCACAACTCACAATCCCTACCTTTGTGGGAAGAATGCTGGTTGGGATACCCACAATACTTCTTGTGAAGTTCTGCAGCAAGGCTCTTGCGAAATGGATTCTCCCTGTTGTATCAAACACATTGGGCATCCCAATTAAATCAACCAGCTATATCCCAAATCTAAATGGAAATGGGAAGAAATCAGACAAGATTAAACAGTCTGGTTATTCCCAAAAGCTGTTCTTTTTCTCCCAACAGGATTCATTTGATGTTGATACAGGTATCAGGTTCATCCAATATGCAGGCCTTGCATGGTCGGTGGTAGATCTTGTTCCATCTCTTTTCTCTCACCTGAGCTTGTAA